In the Lascolabacillus massiliensis genome, one interval contains:
- a CDS encoding DNA polymerase III subunit: protein MYFRDVIGHSDIKQHLIESVRRGKVPHATMLYGPEGVGKLPLSLAYARYLNCADRGIDDSCGKCPSCHKFDKLAHPDLHFVFPVVKSKVSDDYLPQWREFLSGSAYFNLNQWLAYINAENAQGVIYSKESDEIIRKLNLKVYEAPYKVMIIWLPEKMHDSCANKLLKMIEEPPGNTVFLLISEDRENVLQTIWSRCQPLRINSIGDEEMIRVIQQNFDLEADEAQTIAHIANGSYTKAVEMINSSDDTRFLFELFVNMMRSSVSGNIKSIKQSANEIAGIGREMQKSFLSYSIRMFREYFVNNLGAPEMVYMNDYEQDFGERFSPFINEKNIEKFNEEFSLAYRQIEQNGNAKIIFLDLCLKATMLLRK, encoded by the coding sequence ATGTATTTTCGTGATGTTATAGGACATAGTGATATAAAACAGCATCTTATCGAGAGTGTCAGACGAGGGAAAGTGCCTCATGCAACAATGCTCTACGGTCCCGAAGGTGTTGGTAAACTACCTCTGTCCTTAGCATACGCAAGATATCTTAACTGTGCAGATCGTGGTATAGATGACTCTTGTGGTAAATGTCCCTCATGTCACAAGTTTGATAAACTGGCACACCCTGATCTCCATTTTGTATTTCCCGTGGTGAAGTCAAAAGTGAGTGACGACTATCTGCCACAGTGGCGTGAATTTTTATCCGGTAGTGCCTACTTTAATCTCAATCAATGGTTAGCATACATTAATGCAGAGAATGCTCAGGGTGTCATTTACTCAAAGGAGAGTGATGAGATAATCCGAAAGTTGAATCTTAAGGTTTATGAAGCTCCATATAAAGTGATGATTATATGGCTTCCTGAGAAAATGCATGATTCCTGTGCAAATAAGCTTCTGAAGATGATAGAAGAACCACCTGGTAATACAGTATTTCTGCTAATATCTGAAGATAGGGAAAATGTGTTGCAAACTATATGGTCTCGTTGTCAACCCTTACGGATAAATTCAATTGGTGATGAAGAGATGATAAGGGTTATTCAGCAAAATTTTGATTTGGAAGCCGACGAAGCCCAGACAATAGCACATATTGCCAACGGAAGCTATACCAAGGCGGTTGAAATGATCAACTCTTCTGACGATACCCGCTTTTTATTTGAACTGTTTGTAAACATGATGCGAAGTTCAGTATCGGGTAACATTAAATCAATCAAGCAGTCAGCCAATGAAATTGCGGGAATAGGGAGAGAGATGCAAAAAAGCTTTCTCAGCTATTCGATAAGGATGTTCAGGGAGTATTTTGTGAATAATCTTGGAGCACCTGAAATGGTTTATATGAATGATTATGAACAGGATTTCGGTGAGCGTTTTTCTCCCTTTATTAACGAGAAAAACATTGAGAAATTCAATGAAGAGTTCTCTCTTGCTTATCGGCAGATAGAACAGAACGGAAATGCAAAAATTATTTTCCTCGATCTTTGTTTAAAAGCAACAATGCTTTTAAGGAAATAA
- a CDS encoding methylenetetrahydrofolate reductase encodes MNIPELIGKGGKTAFSFELLPPLKGNSIQQVYRTIDRLIEFDPKYINITTHHSENIYKEDSNGVYRKVNVRKRPGSVAIAAAIQNRYGVTAIPHIISQGFTKEETEYALIDLSFLGVTNLLLLRGDTKKLDADQRAMDSHKNATGLQEQVNNFNKGISFDGSPLAPPEVPFSYGMACYPEKHEESPNMESEIFFTKMKVDNGAEYLATQMFFDNRKYFEFVDRCRAAGITVPIIPGIKPINLMSQLTVLPRIFRTDIPEELEKELRKCKSDDDAKEVGVEWCIKQCKELIAANVPSIHFYSLMATESIYRVAKEIY; translated from the coding sequence ATGAATATTCCAGAATTAATTGGAAAAGGAGGTAAAACAGCTTTTTCTTTTGAATTGCTGCCTCCCCTGAAGGGAAACAGTATACAGCAGGTGTACAGGACTATTGATCGCTTGATAGAGTTTGATCCAAAATATATTAATATTACAACTCATCATAGTGAAAACATATATAAAGAGGATAGCAATGGTGTTTACCGTAAGGTAAATGTCAGAAAGCGTCCGGGATCAGTTGCGATTGCCGCGGCAATTCAGAACAGATATGGGGTGACAGCTATTCCTCACATTATATCACAGGGATTTACAAAAGAAGAGACCGAGTATGCACTAATAGATCTCTCTTTTCTTGGCGTTACCAATCTGCTGTTATTAAGGGGAGATACAAAAAAGCTTGATGCTGATCAGAGAGCGATGGATAGTCATAAGAATGCAACAGGACTGCAGGAACAGGTTAATAACTTTAACAAAGGCATCTCTTTCGATGGATCTCCTTTAGCTCCTCCTGAAGTTCCTTTTTCTTACGGAATGGCTTGTTATCCCGAGAAGCATGAGGAGTCTCCAAATATGGAGTCGGAGATATTCTTCACCAAGATGAAGGTGGATAATGGGGCAGAATATCTTGCAACTCAGATGTTTTTCGATAACAGGAAATATTTTGAATTTGTTGACAGATGCAGAGCTGCAGGAATAACAGTTCCAATTATTCCCGGGATAAAACCTATTAACTTAATGAGTCAGCTTACTGTACTTCCGCGTATTTTCCGAACAGATATTCCGGAAGAGCTTGAGAAAGAGCTTCGTAAATGTAAAAGTGATGATGATGCCAAAGAGGTAGGTGTTGAGTGGTGTATCAAACAGTGCAAAGAGTTGATAGCTGCCAACGTACCAAGCATACACTTCTACTCACTAATGGCTACAGAAAGTATTTACAGAGTAGCAAAAGAGATATATTGA
- the rseP gene encoding RIP metalloprotease RseP, protein MESFLIKALQLIMSLSILVIVHEFGHYIFARMFKIRVEKFYLFFDAGFALFRYKPKNSQTEYGVGWLPLGGYVKISGMIDESMDKEQMALPPQPWEFRTKPAWQRLLVMVAGVFFNLILAFFIYSMVLFAWDDTYLPLENVTQGMEFSTAAKKAGFQDGDILLMADGKKLERFGVRTLLDVADAEVVTVKRNGDIIDLKMEEGLMKNLLTDKEGFATYRIPTVIYDTMEGSSAELAGLTKGDSIVAVNGVTTPSFADLRNILDENRDGEVALDYYRGGIQYSTTAKLDSAGTLGFYVMPAAMVYNTHTLTYGFFESFPAGMKMGIQTLKDYIAQFKYVFTKAGASSLGGFGAIGNLFPAQWNWQSFWMMTAFLSVILAFMNILPIPALDGGHVMFLIYEVITKRKPNEKVMEYAQIAGMVLLFALVLYANGMDIVRAIFK, encoded by the coding sequence ATGGAATCATTTTTAATTAAAGCGTTGCAGCTCATAATGAGCTTATCGATTTTAGTAATCGTACACGAGTTTGGGCATTATATTTTCGCGAGAATGTTTAAAATCAGGGTAGAGAAGTTCTATCTGTTTTTTGATGCAGGCTTCGCACTTTTCAGATACAAACCGAAAAATAGTCAAACCGAGTATGGTGTTGGCTGGCTTCCTTTAGGAGGCTACGTTAAGATCTCCGGTATGATTGATGAATCAATGGATAAAGAGCAGATGGCTCTGCCTCCGCAACCATGGGAATTCAGAACCAAGCCGGCATGGCAGAGGTTGCTGGTAATGGTTGCAGGTGTCTTCTTCAATCTTATCCTGGCATTTTTTATCTATTCCATGGTTCTATTTGCATGGGATGATACATATCTGCCTCTTGAAAATGTTACTCAGGGGATGGAATTTAGCACTGCAGCTAAAAAAGCAGGTTTTCAGGATGGTGATATTCTATTGATGGCTGATGGTAAAAAGCTTGAAAGATTTGGAGTACGTACACTGCTTGATGTGGCTGATGCTGAGGTAGTAACTGTAAAAAGAAATGGAGATATTATTGATCTGAAAATGGAAGAAGGGCTGATGAAGAATCTGCTTACTGACAAAGAAGGATTTGCAACATATCGTATACCTACTGTAATTTATGATACGATGGAAGGTAGCTCTGCAGAGCTGGCCGGACTGACAAAAGGTGACAGTATAGTAGCCGTAAATGGTGTAACTACTCCATCATTTGCAGATTTGCGAAATATCCTTGATGAAAATCGTGACGGTGAAGTAGCCCTTGATTATTATAGGGGTGGTATCCAATATTCAACAACAGCTAAGCTTGATTCTGCAGGAACACTTGGATTTTATGTAATGCCTGCAGCCATGGTTTACAATACCCATACACTTACATATGGCTTTTTTGAATCTTTCCCTGCCGGGATGAAAATGGGTATTCAGACATTAAAAGACTATATTGCACAATTCAAATATGTGTTCACTAAAGCGGGAGCTTCTTCCCTTGGAGGATTTGGTGCTATTGGTAATTTGTTCCCTGCACAATGGAACTGGCAGTCATTCTGGATGATGACCGCATTTCTGTCTGTTATTCTTGCATTCATGAATATTCTGCCTATACCTGCACTCGATGGGGGCCATGTAATGTTTTTGATATATGAAGTTATTACAAAGCGCAAGCCCAATGAGAAGGTAATGGAATATGCACAGATTGCTGGAATGGTATTGCTGTTTGCATTAGTGCTGTATGCAAATGGAATGGATATTGTAAGAGCTATCTTTAAATAA
- a CDS encoding 1-deoxy-D-xylulose-5-phosphate reductoisomerase, with amino-acid sequence MQLKKRHIAILGSTGSIGRQALDVISNHPERFEPYALVANNSVELLIQQARTFMPEVVVIANEDKYDQLKSALSDLPIKVWCGSKSIEEVVLDENIDMVLTAMVGFSGLKPTINAVKAGKAIALANKETLVVAGELITSLAIENRAAILPVDSEHSAIFQCLNGEGNNNVEKLLLTASGGPFRSFSKDQLQSVTRDQALAHPNWSMGAKVTIDSSTLMNKGFEMIEAKWLFGVDSSQIEVLVHPESIIHSMVQFEDKSIIAQLGQPDMRVPIQYAFSYPERLKTEVDEVDFFKLSQLTFEKPDLNRFPNLSYAYEVIKTGGNMPCILNAANEIAVELFLQERIGFLDMSLLIEKTLQKASFVKNPSLEDYLQTDSETRDIVTELFKTHITV; translated from the coding sequence ATGCAATTAAAGAAACGACATATAGCTATTCTTGGTTCTACAGGCTCGATAGGCAGACAGGCACTGGATGTGATTTCAAACCATCCTGAAAGGTTTGAGCCCTACGCACTTGTGGCAAATAATAGTGTTGAACTACTTATACAGCAAGCTCGTACTTTCATGCCAGAGGTTGTTGTAATTGCAAACGAGGATAAGTATGATCAGCTAAAATCTGCATTGAGTGACCTGCCGATCAAGGTTTGGTGTGGCAGCAAATCAATAGAGGAGGTGGTGCTTGATGAGAATATTGATATGGTGCTTACGGCAATGGTGGGTTTTTCAGGTTTAAAACCAACTATTAATGCTGTAAAAGCCGGGAAGGCAATTGCTCTGGCAAACAAGGAGACGCTGGTTGTTGCGGGAGAACTGATTACATCTCTTGCAATAGAAAACAGAGCAGCCATACTGCCTGTTGATTCTGAGCATTCAGCTATTTTTCAATGCTTGAATGGAGAAGGGAACAATAATGTTGAGAAATTGTTATTAACTGCTTCAGGCGGACCATTCCGCAGCTTTTCCAAAGATCAGCTGCAGAGTGTTACCAGAGATCAGGCGCTTGCTCATCCAAACTGGAGTATGGGGGCAAAGGTTACAATCGACTCATCAACCCTCATGAACAAAGGTTTTGAAATGATTGAAGCAAAATGGCTGTTTGGAGTGGACTCTTCACAGATAGAGGTGCTTGTTCATCCGGAATCTATTATTCACTCGATGGTACAGTTTGAAGACAAATCAATTATTGCACAGTTGGGACAGCCTGATATGAGAGTTCCCATACAATATGCTTTTTCATATCCTGAGAGACTGAAAACTGAAGTAGATGAGGTGGACTTTTTCAAGCTTTCGCAGCTTACCTTTGAGAAGCCCGATCTGAATAGGTTTCCTAACCTCAGCTATGCTTATGAAGTTATAAAAACAGGTGGTAATATGCCATGTATACTCAATGCAGCAAATGAGATAGCTGTAGAACTTTTCCTTCAGGAAAGGATTGGGTTCCTGGATATGAGCCTGTTGATTGAGAAAACATTACAAAAAGCTTCGTTTGTGAAAAATCCATCGCTTGAGGATTACTTGCAGACTGACAGTGAGACAAGAGATATAGTTACAGAATTATTCAAAACACACATTACTGTGTGA
- a CDS encoding ABC transporter ATP-binding protein, which yields MPFLQISDVTIGYTAKNRLNVIQTSLNLTAEEGELIVLVGKNGCGKSTLIRSIACLQPIYGGRITLNGKNLTELSPAKRARLLSIVLTEQQSVASFTVKELISIGRDPYTGWLGKLTDKDIRIVSEAAELTYLKGFEYRNIHELSDGERQRVFIARALAQDTPMIILDEPTSHLDLPNRINILLLLQKLARDTGKTIIISTHELETAMQVADKLWIMENRGGVTVGIPEDMVLNGSFDKVFHHHNYEFDKEYGSFVVQKQLDKKITTFVDKPDGLIARWTTKALSRKGYRIVEDAPVRLYVDEGSRTWTIRKDNQSLVTYSIEDALRGIDELYQPSNSSANL from the coding sequence ATGCCTTTCCTTCAAATTTCAGATGTAACAATAGGTTATACAGCAAAAAACAGGCTAAATGTAATACAGACAAGCCTGAATTTAACTGCTGAGGAAGGAGAGCTTATTGTTCTGGTCGGCAAAAACGGTTGTGGTAAATCAACACTCATAAGATCTATTGCCTGCCTTCAACCAATTTATGGAGGCAGAATAACACTTAACGGGAAAAATTTAACTGAACTCTCACCGGCAAAGAGAGCGCGACTACTTTCGATAGTGCTTACTGAACAGCAATCAGTTGCCTCTTTTACAGTCAAAGAACTTATATCAATTGGGCGCGATCCATATACAGGCTGGTTGGGTAAACTTACTGATAAAGATATAAGGATTGTTTCGGAAGCTGCTGAACTCACTTATCTTAAAGGGTTCGAATATAGGAACATTCATGAGCTCTCTGACGGTGAGCGGCAACGTGTGTTTATAGCAAGAGCTCTGGCACAGGATACCCCAATGATAATTCTTGATGAGCCTACTTCTCACCTCGACCTGCCAAACCGTATAAATATTTTGCTTCTTCTCCAGAAGCTTGCACGTGATACCGGAAAGACGATTATAATTTCTACTCATGAGCTGGAGACCGCTATGCAGGTGGCCGACAAGCTCTGGATTATGGAAAACAGGGGAGGGGTTACTGTTGGTATTCCTGAAGATATGGTTCTTAACGGTAGTTTTGATAAGGTATTTCATCATCACAATTATGAGTTTGATAAAGAGTATGGAAGTTTTGTAGTGCAGAAACAGCTGGATAAAAAAATAACAACTTTCGTAGATAAACCTGATGGTTTAATAGCAAGATGGACTACAAAAGCTCTTTCGAGAAAAGGATACAGGATTGTTGAAGATGCTCCCGTGAGACTTTACGTTGATGAGGGTAGTCGCACCTGGACAATCAGAAAGGATAACCAGTCACTCGTAACCTATAGCATTGAAGATGCATTACGGGGAATAGACGAACTTTATCAACCCTCCAATTCGTCAGCAAACCTGTAG
- the rimM gene encoding ribosome maturation factor RimM (Essential for efficient processing of 16S rRNA) translates to MISEKDIIKIGSTQKPYGIKGEIVILFSREEFAEADSEYYFLMIDGIPVPFFIEEFTFTTDRSARIKFEDIEDEKDASKYLNLDVYVPRSILTEENPEIEESWHLFVGYDIVDQSGNMIGTISDVDDSTLNVLFILSKDDKELLIPATEDFIIMIDDENKVIEMNLPEGLIDS, encoded by the coding sequence ATGATCTCAGAAAAGGATATCATTAAAATTGGCAGCACTCAAAAGCCTTATGGAATAAAAGGGGAGATAGTCATACTTTTTTCAAGGGAAGAATTTGCTGAAGCTGATTCCGAGTACTATTTCCTAATGATTGATGGTATCCCTGTTCCTTTTTTTATTGAAGAATTTACATTCACAACAGATCGGTCTGCACGTATTAAATTTGAGGATATTGAGGATGAAAAAGATGCTTCTAAGTATTTGAATCTGGATGTGTATGTGCCACGCAGCATTCTCACTGAGGAAAATCCTGAAATAGAAGAGAGCTGGCACCTGTTTGTGGGTTATGATATTGTGGATCAGAGTGGAAACATGATTGGCACAATCAGCGATGTTGACGATTCTACATTAAACGTGCTTTTTATACTATCGAAAGATGATAAGGAGCTCCTTATTCCTGCTACAGAAGATTTTATAATTATGATAGACGATGAGAATAAAGTAATCGAGATGAATCTTCCAGAAGGTCTTATTGATAGTTAA
- a CDS encoding DUF4290 domain-containing protein, which translates to MKYNTQKEKLIMPEYGRNIQNMVNHCVSIEDPEERKRCANAIIDVMGNMFPHLRDVNNFKHILWDHLAIMSDFKLDIDYPYEVIKKEELYSSPGRLEYSRPSMKYRHYGKILERIINIATKMEDGEEKKQLVKLILNQMKRSYVQWNKAIDDEKIFEDLRELSGGKLNIKSEDYSIPEIKVTPSRTKLKNIKYQRKK; encoded by the coding sequence ATGAAATATAATACTCAAAAAGAGAAACTTATAATGCCTGAATACGGACGCAATATCCAGAATATGGTAAATCATTGCGTAAGTATTGAAGATCCTGAGGAGCGTAAAAGATGTGCCAATGCAATAATTGATGTTATGGGCAATATGTTTCCTCACCTTCGCGATGTTAATAATTTCAAGCATATCCTTTGGGATCATCTTGCAATCATGTCGGATTTCAAACTGGATATTGATTACCCATATGAGGTAATTAAAAAAGAGGAACTCTATTCTTCTCCGGGACGACTAGAATATAGTCGCCCAAGCATGAAATATCGTCATTACGGTAAAATTCTTGAGAGGATAATCAACATCGCCACAAAAATGGAGGATGGAGAAGAGAAGAAACAGCTGGTTAAACTGATTCTCAACCAGATGAAGAGATCATATGTTCAATGGAACAAAGCAATTGATGATGAAAAGATCTTTGAAGATTTAAGAGAGTTGTCGGGTGGAAAACTTAATATTAAGAGTGAAGACTATTCAATTCCTGAAATAAAAGTTACACCAAGCCGCACTAAACTTAAGAATATAAAATATCAACGAAAAAAATAA
- a CDS encoding glucosaminidase domain-containing protein: MQYLSYKYTFISSLTLLLSFLFNISNLSAQSGVRTYELYIERYSDLAIQHMDKYGIPASITLAQGILESGAGMSDLARRSNNHFGIKCHSVWSGPRVYAADDTPNDCFRSYSRVEDSYQDHSEFLVGSARYRSLFELSITDYKGWARGLQKSGYATDKAYANKLIKLIEDYELYRFDDKKYRRGVSKRDREAIRSAESSRASWTHEPYITHGLVYVIAVDGDTFGSIAKEFGFSEKDLLKFNEVPEDFPLSEGDIVYFQKKKTRADKPYEYHTVQVGESMYSISQTYGIQLRNLYRLNKKSYEYIPEEGDVLKLR; the protein is encoded by the coding sequence ATGCAATATTTATCTTACAAATATACATTTATTTCATCGTTAACGCTATTACTATCATTTTTATTTAATATTTCTAACCTGTCAGCTCAATCTGGGGTAAGAACATATGAATTATACATTGAAAGATATAGTGATCTGGCTATACAGCATATGGATAAATATGGTATTCCTGCATCCATAACGCTGGCACAGGGTATATTAGAATCGGGTGCAGGTATGAGCGATCTGGCAAGACGATCGAATAATCATTTTGGAATTAAATGTCATAGCGTGTGGAGCGGACCCAGAGTGTATGCCGCAGATGATACGCCAAATGACTGTTTCAGAAGTTACAGCAGAGTTGAGGATTCATATCAGGACCATTCAGAGTTTTTAGTAGGTAGTGCCAGATACAGATCTCTGTTTGAGCTTTCGATTACGGATTATAAAGGATGGGCAAGGGGACTACAAAAGTCGGGCTACGCAACAGATAAAGCCTATGCCAATAAGCTTATAAAACTTATAGAGGATTATGAACTTTACAGGTTTGATGACAAGAAGTATCGACGCGGAGTTAGCAAACGCGACCGTGAAGCTATTCGTTCGGCAGAGTCTTCAAGGGCATCATGGACACATGAGCCTTATATAACACATGGACTGGTATATGTGATTGCTGTAGATGGTGATACGTTTGGAAGTATTGCAAAAGAATTTGGTTTCAGTGAAAAGGATTTACTGAAATTCAATGAGGTGCCTGAGGATTTCCCACTTAGTGAAGGTGATATAGTATATTTTCAGAAGAAGAAGACAAGGGCGGACAAGCCTTATGAATATCACACGGTGCAGGTAGGTGAATCTATGTACAGTATATCTCAGACTTATGGAATACAACTGAGGAACCTGTACAGGCTGAACAAAAAGAGTTATGAATACATTCCTGAAGAGGGTGATGTGCTAAAATTAAGATGA
- the cdd gene encoding cytidine deaminase, with product MKEINLSTKITVYPIEECSDIEKKLIEAAKNATLNSYAPYSEFHVGAAALLANGEIITGNNQENAAYPSGLCAERTAVFYAHSKYPDQKVEAIAIAAWNKGEFTKDVITPCGGCRQVLLEAENRFNSPMKVMMCGNDSVYVVSSIKDLLPLSFGDEMLKK from the coding sequence ATGAAAGAAATCAATTTATCCACAAAGATAACTGTTTATCCGATAGAGGAGTGCTCCGATATCGAAAAAAAACTTATTGAAGCAGCTAAAAATGCAACATTAAACTCTTACGCACCATACTCTGAGTTTCACGTGGGTGCTGCAGCATTACTGGCCAATGGTGAAATAATCACCGGAAATAATCAGGAGAATGCTGCATACCCTTCGGGATTATGCGCTGAAAGAACTGCTGTTTTCTATGCTCATTCCAAATATCCTGATCAGAAAGTTGAAGCTATCGCTATAGCAGCATGGAATAAAGGGGAATTTACAAAAGATGTAATCACTCCTTGCGGTGGATGCAGGCAGGTACTACTTGAGGCAGAGAACCGGTTCAATTCACCAATGAAGGTTATGATGTGCGGTAACGACTCAGTTTATGTTGTTAGCAGTATAAAAGATCTTTTACCACTAAGTTTTGGTGACGAAATGCTCAAGAAATAG
- a CDS encoding DUF4348 domain-containing protein — MKKAAFLFFCIILVFLISCTQNRGEKGMKGKEIADSALTEEFEVEEFSEFMERFSLEESFQLQRIKFPISVIVPDTGNEGMAPIREVIGRYDWEPLDLTYDSTYLTRPYDQYYQVVRFNNDTAVVEIRGIDNGIYADYYFELIDRKWYLVTLYEASF, encoded by the coding sequence ATGAAAAAAGCAGCTTTTTTATTTTTCTGCATTATTTTGGTGTTTCTCATCTCATGCACTCAAAACAGAGGTGAAAAGGGTATGAAAGGTAAAGAGATAGCTGATTCGGCTCTTACAGAAGAATTTGAGGTTGAAGAGTTCAGTGAGTTTATGGAAAGATTCAGTTTGGAAGAGTCATTTCAACTTCAAAGAATAAAATTCCCAATAAGTGTTATCGTTCCTGATACAGGCAATGAAGGTATGGCTCCAATCAGGGAAGTGATTGGCAGGTATGACTGGGAACCGCTTGACCTGACATATGATAGTACTTACTTAACCAGGCCATATGATCAATATTACCAGGTTGTACGCTTCAATAATGATACTGCGGTTGTCGAGATAAGAGGTATTGACAATGGTATTTACGCAGATTATTATTTTGAGCTTATCGACAGGAAATGGTATCTTGTAACACTCTATGAAGCCTCTTTCTAA
- a CDS encoding DUF4922 domain-containing protein has product MSLQNDIENLFSLQKKEWPQLNDAILKLDDVMVKQLNWGDNISVKVQFNPARITSTGAKIDKKFIDERPCFLCEQNRPSEQKGIIFLDKYLILCNPFPILRNHLTIPLFSHVPQRIRHKVGEMLTLTEKLPDYVVFYNGPKSGASAPDHFHLQAGLKTAELTQGDNELRSCLIIEGSTISECTELFEEVYQYLRTLQPEEEEPMLNIITFMEGDRYKIHIFPRKAHRPKQYYEEGSKKLLISPGALDMSGMIITVREEDFNKIEKQDIEDIYMQVSLPIM; this is encoded by the coding sequence ATGAGCTTACAGAACGATATAGAAAATCTTTTCTCTTTACAGAAAAAAGAGTGGCCTCAATTGAACGATGCAATTCTTAAACTTGATGATGTGATGGTTAAACAGCTTAACTGGGGAGACAACATCTCTGTAAAAGTTCAGTTCAACCCTGCAAGAATTACATCTACAGGAGCAAAAATAGATAAAAAGTTTATCGATGAAAGACCCTGTTTTTTGTGTGAACAAAACCGACCATCGGAACAGAAGGGTATAATATTTTTAGATAAATATTTAATTTTATGTAACCCTTTCCCAATTCTCAGAAACCATCTGACCATTCCGCTATTTTCACATGTTCCTCAGCGCATCAGGCATAAGGTAGGTGAAATGCTTACATTGACGGAAAAGTTGCCGGATTATGTGGTTTTCTACAACGGTCCGAAAAGCGGTGCTTCAGCACCAGATCATTTTCATCTGCAGGCAGGACTCAAAACAGCAGAACTTACACAGGGTGACAATGAATTGAGATCATGCCTTATCATCGAGGGGTCAACTATTTCTGAATGCACTGAGCTTTTTGAAGAGGTTTATCAGTATCTCCGCACTCTTCAGCCTGAAGAAGAGGAGCCGATGTTAAACATTATCACCTTTATGGAGGGAGACAGATACAAAATACATATTTTCCCAAGAAAAGCTCATCGCCCAAAACAGTATTATGAAGAGGGCAGTAAGAAACTATTGATAAGTCCTGGAGCCCTTGATATGTCGGGAATGATCATCACTGTGAGAGAGGAGGATTTCAACAAAATAGAAAAACAGGATATTGAAGATATCTATATGCAGGTATCTTTACCAATTATGTAA